Proteins encoded within one genomic window of Streptomyces taklimakanensis:
- a CDS encoding NUDIX domain-containing protein — protein MSLHADTVRVLKEWSAPDEEQEALRLAYGDHLAAHPDGVWRSCADGHITASALVVEPRRGRVLLTHHRKLRMWLQTGGHCEPADATLAGVALREAVEESGITGLTLLPDGPVRLDRHHTPCAWHLDVQYVALAPEGAVETAGEESLELRWFPYDEVASVADATVVRLVDRTRALL, from the coding sequence GTGAGCCTGCACGCGGACACGGTGCGGGTCCTCAAGGAGTGGTCCGCGCCGGACGAGGAGCAGGAGGCGCTGCGCCTGGCCTACGGCGACCACCTGGCCGCCCACCCCGACGGGGTGTGGCGCTCGTGCGCGGACGGCCACATCACGGCGAGCGCGCTCGTGGTGGAGCCGCGCCGCGGACGGGTGCTGCTCACCCACCACCGCAAACTGCGGATGTGGCTCCAGACCGGCGGGCACTGCGAACCGGCCGACGCCACGCTCGCCGGGGTCGCCCTGCGAGAGGCCGTCGAGGAGTCGGGCATCACCGGGCTCACCCTGCTGCCGGACGGTCCCGTGCGGCTGGACCGACACCACACGCCCTGCGCCTGGCACCTGGACGTGCAGTACGTCGCCCTGGCGCCGGAGGGCGCGGTGGAGACGGCCGGCGAGGAGTCGCTGGAACTGCGCTGGTTCCCCTACGACGAGGTGGCGTCGGTGGCCGACGCCACCGTCGTGCGGCTGGTGGACCGTACCCGCGCGCTGCTGTGA
- a CDS encoding NAD-dependent epimerase/dehydratase family protein has protein sequence MSSQEANVRGPRNGTARPVVAVTGAASGVGALLTERLVASPEVGRVIALDERRGDAEGAQWHVLDVRDPAIADRLRDAGRPADTVVHLALDLDLETDPAARSAYNVRGTQTVLTAAAAAGVRRVVLCTSAMVYGALPDNDVPLAEDAELRATAEATGVGDLLEIERLAKRAPRAHPGLNVTVVRPTVLVGGTDTALTRYFESPRLLVVAGSRPCWQFCHVEDLAAALEYAALEKVEGELAVGCDGWLEQEEVEELSGIRRMELPSAVALGAASRLHRLGLTPSPAGDLAYTMHPWVVSGSRLHEAGWRPTWTNEAVLGELLKEVAGRHTVAGRRLGRKDATTLGAAGATVALVGTAALVRRARRTRRRM, from the coding sequence GTGAGTTCCCAGGAGGCCAACGTTCGCGGTCCGCGTAACGGGACCGCACGGCCCGTCGTCGCGGTCACCGGAGCCGCATCGGGGGTGGGCGCGCTGCTGACCGAGCGGCTCGTGGCCTCCCCCGAGGTGGGACGGGTGATCGCGCTCGACGAGCGACGCGGCGACGCGGAGGGTGCCCAGTGGCACGTCCTGGACGTGCGGGACCCGGCCATCGCCGACCGGCTGCGCGACGCCGGCCGGCCGGCCGACACCGTGGTGCACCTCGCCCTCGACCTGGATCTGGAGACCGATCCCGCCGCCCGCTCCGCCTACAACGTGCGCGGCACCCAGACGGTGCTGACGGCCGCCGCCGCCGCGGGCGTGCGGCGGGTGGTGCTGTGCACCTCGGCGATGGTCTACGGCGCGTTGCCCGACAACGACGTACCGCTGGCCGAGGACGCCGAGCTGCGGGCGACGGCCGAGGCCACGGGCGTGGGCGATCTGCTGGAGATCGAGCGGCTCGCCAAGCGCGCCCCCCGCGCGCACCCGGGGCTCAACGTCACGGTCGTGCGCCCCACCGTCCTGGTCGGCGGCACGGACACGGCCCTGACCCGTTACTTCGAGTCGCCGCGCCTGCTGGTCGTGGCCGGGTCCCGGCCGTGCTGGCAGTTCTGCCACGTCGAGGATCTGGCCGCCGCCCTGGAGTACGCGGCGCTGGAGAAGGTGGAGGGCGAGCTGGCGGTCGGTTGCGACGGCTGGCTGGAACAGGAGGAGGTGGAGGAGCTGTCCGGCATCCGCCGCATGGAGCTGCCCTCCGCGGTCGCCCTCGGCGCGGCCTCCCGACTGCACCGACTGGGGCTGACGCCCTCGCCCGCCGGTGACCTGGCGTACACGATGCACCCCTGGGTGGTCAGCGGCTCCCGGCTGCACGAGGCGGGCTGGCGGCCGACGTGGACCAACGAGGCGGTGCTGGGCGAGCTGCTGAAGGAGGTCGCCGGCCGGCACACGGTCGCCGGACGCCGCCTGGGGCGCAAGGACGCCACCACGCTCGGCGCCGCGGGCGCCACCGTCGCCCTGGTGGGCACCGCCGCCCTGGTCCGACGCGCCCGCAGGACCCGCCGTCGGATGTGA
- a CDS encoding PDZ domain-containing protein, protein MPRRTATMLTSTLLLIAVLCAAVLIRVPYAEMSPGPTVNTLGEYGGEPVLSIEGRKTHEPSGHLNMTTVRVTGAEYRMNLVEAVYGWLADDSAVVPHDTLYPDDKSAEEVREENAEEFTQSLESAKVAALRELGIPVGERVVVASVVKDGPAEGRLHAGDVIRAVDGEPVEQPDDVARLVTEHDPGEDVVFTVVPAKRAEEAEKEGGEPTGGREVTVATTEADDGRAIVGIRAGLDHTFPFEIDIELADVGGPSAGLMFALGIVDKLSEEDLTGGEFVAGTGTIDGEGEVGPIGGIGMKTIAARDKGAKYFLTPEANCEAAARDVPEGLTLVRVGSLDDALEALEHVRSGNTDALPSCAAG, encoded by the coding sequence ATGCCACGCCGGACAGCGACGATGCTCACCTCCACCCTGTTGCTGATAGCCGTGCTCTGCGCGGCGGTCCTGATCAGGGTGCCGTACGCCGAGATGTCTCCGGGGCCCACCGTCAACACGCTCGGTGAGTACGGTGGCGAGCCGGTGCTGAGCATCGAGGGCAGGAAGACCCACGAGCCCTCCGGCCACCTCAACATGACCACCGTCCGGGTCACCGGGGCCGAGTACCGGATGAACCTGGTGGAGGCCGTCTACGGCTGGCTGGCGGACGACAGCGCGGTCGTCCCGCACGACACCCTGTACCCGGACGACAAGTCCGCCGAGGAGGTGCGGGAGGAGAACGCCGAGGAGTTCACCCAGTCGCTGGAGAGCGCCAAGGTCGCCGCCCTGCGGGAGCTGGGGATACCCGTCGGGGAGCGGGTGGTGGTCGCCTCCGTGGTCAAGGACGGTCCGGCCGAGGGCCGGCTGCACGCCGGGGACGTCATCCGGGCCGTGGACGGCGAGCCGGTCGAGCAGCCCGACGACGTCGCCCGCCTGGTGACCGAGCACGACCCCGGAGAGGACGTGGTCTTCACCGTCGTGCCGGCGAAGCGGGCCGAGGAGGCCGAGAAGGAGGGCGGGGAGCCCACCGGTGGCCGGGAGGTCACCGTCGCGACCACCGAGGCCGACGACGGGCGCGCCATCGTCGGCATCCGGGCGGGGCTGGACCACACCTTCCCGTTCGAGATCGACATCGAGCTCGCCGATGTCGGCGGTCCCAGCGCCGGGCTGATGTTCGCCCTGGGCATCGTGGACAAGCTCTCGGAGGAGGACCTCACCGGCGGCGAGTTCGTGGCCGGCACGGGGACCATCGACGGCGAGGGCGAGGTCGGGCCGATCGGCGGCATAGGGATGAAGACCATCGCCGCCCGCGACAAGGGCGCGAAGTACTTCCTCACCCCCGAGGCCAACTGCGAGGCCGCCGCCCGCGATGTCCCCGAGGGGCTGACCCTGGTGAGGGTCGGCTCGCTCGACGACGCGCTGGAGGCCCTGGAGCACGTCCGGAGCGGGAACACCGACGCACTGCCGAGCTGCGCGGCGGGCTGA
- a CDS encoding ThiF family adenylyltransferase produces MHPMIKPALRRAWRDRNTLRYGVTPAHAVLLGPVDTATGSFLELFDGTRGLPELRRAAEGMGLGAEVVDRLVGRLTAAGLLDDATAHRRAAARVEDRVRPDLASLSVLHPEPGGGVRRLAARAGARVQVRGAGRVGATVAALLSAAGVGQVDVVDGGCVAPWDTAPGGVPAEQTGRRRAAAAGRAVRRAAPAPRRSRPSAEAPEPGLGLVVVAPRDGLAAYAPDSVASAELVGTGVPHLYAGVVEGTGFVGPLVLPGATACAECLLLGRAEREPGWPLVVAQWRSARGTSVPACDVALATLVAGATASCALTFLDGDEGCVTGARRSWVLPELRAESEPVSPHVECPCGAASVHGGRPLSADGVRRSTMAT; encoded by the coding sequence ATGCATCCGATGATCAAACCGGCGCTGCGACGCGCCTGGCGGGATCGGAACACCCTGCGGTACGGGGTGACGCCCGCGCACGCGGTGTTGCTGGGGCCGGTGGACACCGCGACCGGCAGCTTCCTGGAGTTGTTCGACGGCACTCGCGGCCTGCCCGAGCTCAGGCGGGCCGCGGAGGGGATGGGGCTCGGCGCGGAGGTGGTCGACAGACTGGTGGGGCGGTTGACGGCCGCGGGGCTCCTGGACGACGCCACCGCGCACCGGAGGGCCGCGGCCCGGGTCGAGGACCGGGTCCGTCCCGATCTGGCCTCGCTCTCGGTGCTCCATCCGGAACCGGGCGGGGGAGTGCGGAGGCTGGCCGCCCGGGCCGGGGCGCGGGTGCAGGTGCGCGGCGCGGGACGGGTCGGGGCGACGGTGGCCGCGCTGCTGTCGGCGGCCGGTGTGGGGCAGGTCGACGTGGTGGACGGCGGCTGTGTGGCCCCGTGGGACACCGCTCCGGGAGGCGTGCCGGCGGAACAGACCGGCCGGCGGCGGGCCGCGGCCGCCGGCCGGGCGGTGCGGCGGGCGGCCCCCGCTCCCCGGCGGTCGCGCCCGTCCGCCGAGGCTCCCGAGCCGGGGCTCGGTCTGGTGGTGGTCGCGCCACGGGACGGACTGGCCGCCTACGCGCCGGATTCCGTCGCGTCCGCGGAGCTGGTCGGTACCGGGGTGCCGCATCTGTACGCCGGGGTGGTCGAGGGCACCGGGTTCGTGGGGCCGCTGGTGCTGCCGGGAGCGACGGCGTGTGCGGAGTGCCTGTTGCTCGGGCGCGCGGAGCGGGAGCCCGGCTGGCCGTTGGTGGTGGCCCAGTGGCGATCGGCCCGGGGGACCTCGGTGCCGGCCTGTGACGTGGCGCTGGCCACCCTGGTCGCGGGTGCGACCGCCTCCTGCGCGTTGACCTTCCTGGACGGTGACGAGGGCTGCGTCACGGGTGCGCGCCGGTCCTGGGTGCTGCCGGAGTTGCGCGCCGAGTCGGAGCCGGTGTCGCCGCACGTGGAGTGTCCGTGCGGTGCCGCTTCCGTGCACGGCGGCCGCCCGCTCTCGGCGGACGGGGTCCGGAGGTCCACAATGGCGACATGA
- a CDS encoding PPA1309 family protein, protein MNNLPNDGAPLAASPLTRAVLEIDEYVAGLGWDQPARLFALVDTDRLRAEEPALAEQLGLGGDEAPSPVPASLTPVEQDELPAGVPLDEFLGTIAWPDAVAGCAMTVERLMLPPAAEASVPEDLQAEGAEERLARWVAEHPERQEVRMTVAVLRDGARESALRLREKDSPTEVLTGPDLVPGLTEALAATFA, encoded by the coding sequence ATGAACAACCTCCCCAACGACGGCGCACCCCTCGCCGCCAGCCCACTGACCCGTGCCGTGCTCGAAATCGACGAGTACGTCGCCGGCCTGGGCTGGGACCAGCCCGCCCGCCTCTTCGCCCTGGTCGACACCGACCGGCTGCGCGCCGAGGAGCCCGCCCTGGCCGAACAGCTCGGCCTCGGCGGCGACGAAGCCCCCTCCCCCGTTCCCGCCTCCCTCACCCCCGTCGAGCAGGACGAGCTGCCCGCCGGCGTCCCCCTGGACGAGTTCCTCGGCACCATCGCCTGGCCCGACGCGGTCGCCGGATGCGCGATGACGGTGGAGCGGCTGATGCTGCCTCCGGCGGCGGAGGCGTCCGTCCCCGAGGACCTCCAGGCGGAGGGCGCCGAGGAACGGCTGGCGCGGTGGGTGGCCGAGCACCCCGAGCGTCAGGAGGTGCGGATGACGGTGGCGGTGCTGCGGGACGGGGCCCGCGAGTCGGCACTGCGGCTGCGCGAGAAGGACTCGCCGACCGAGGTGCTGACCGGGCCGGACCTGGTGCCGGGGCTCACCGAGGCGCTCGCCGCCACCTTCGCCTGA
- a CDS encoding molybdenum cofactor biosynthesis protein MoaE translates to MAQTYDHPGERAAHDPIRLLAVREAPLSVDEVMAAVRDPSAGGTALFVGTVRDHDGGVDVARLGYSSHPTAEAELRRVAEKVVADFPVRALAAVHRVGELEIGDPAVVVAVSCAHRAEAFDACRRLIDDLKHQVPIWKHQTFADGTEEWVGS, encoded by the coding sequence ATGGCACAGACGTACGACCATCCCGGTGAACGGGCCGCGCACGATCCGATCCGGCTGCTGGCGGTCCGTGAGGCCCCGCTCTCCGTGGACGAGGTCATGGCCGCCGTGCGTGACCCTTCGGCCGGTGGCACCGCGCTGTTCGTCGGCACCGTGCGCGACCACGACGGGGGCGTCGACGTGGCCCGACTGGGCTACTCCTCGCACCCCACGGCGGAGGCCGAGCTGCGCCGCGTCGCCGAGAAGGTGGTCGCCGACTTCCCCGTGCGAGCGCTCGCCGCGGTCCACCGGGTGGGCGAGCTGGAAATCGGCGATCCGGCCGTGGTCGTGGCCGTCTCCTGCGCGCACCGGGCCGAGGCCTTCGACGCCTGTCGCCGCCTGATCGACGACCTGAAGCACCAGGTGCCGATCTGGAAGCACCAGACCTTCGCGGACGGCACCGAGGAGTGGGTCGGGTCCTGA
- a CDS encoding TerD family protein — MAREFQRGHKARIGDLTAGTDLYVGVRISAPGLSFDISCFGLDAEERLSDDRYFVFFNQPRSPEEAIQLLGPQAGDTESFRVTLERIPPHIRKLSFTATIDGAGQMSLIDPGYLRIVAGGEEVARYAFDGSEFTSERAVMLGDLYLKDVWRFAAVGQGFDGGLEALLKNFGGEVAEEEAAPEPAPQPVPGFAPPSGPAPGFAPPAAPTAPQPAPAPQPAPRQPVPPPAPTAPVPPPAPPQPAAPPPQGGHPQAPAQPVSPDAPAPAPPPVPAAPTAPGQVMPNPFGGPQTQQPFGGQPPQAPFGGQVPGPPGAPRVPQGPAAGIGAALEKYREAPTGQRWTLQNPTLVRADLSGDGGPVLARQGSMVLYQGKVDFSYKGAGLAGRIVGNATGQEMQLMRCSGRGQVFFAENAAHVHPIELQGDAVCVSADNVLAFDESLQYEVRRIEGHGIPGGALFTLQFQGTGTVVVKTQGLPVVLPVTPTTFADCQAVVAWSAGAQVIISSQVRLRRNAYPGHSGETVNLQFRGAPGNFVVVQPYEV; from the coding sequence ATGGCCAGAGAATTCCAACGCGGCCACAAGGCCAGGATCGGTGATCTCACCGCGGGGACGGATCTGTACGTGGGCGTGCGGATCTCGGCTCCGGGACTGAGCTTCGACATCAGCTGCTTCGGCCTCGACGCCGAGGAGCGGCTCTCCGACGATCGGTACTTCGTCTTCTTCAACCAGCCCCGGTCACCCGAGGAGGCCATCCAGCTCCTGGGCCCCCAGGCGGGCGACACCGAGTCCTTCAGGGTGACCCTGGAGCGCATTCCCCCGCACATCCGGAAGCTGTCGTTCACGGCGACGATCGACGGTGCCGGTCAGATGTCCCTGATCGACCCCGGCTACCTGCGGATCGTCGCCGGGGGCGAGGAGGTCGCGCGGTACGCGTTCGACGGCTCGGAATTCACCTCCGAGCGGGCCGTGATGCTCGGCGACCTCTACCTGAAGGACGTCTGGCGCTTCGCCGCGGTCGGCCAGGGCTTCGACGGAGGTCTGGAGGCGCTGCTGAAGAACTTCGGCGGTGAGGTCGCCGAGGAGGAGGCCGCCCCCGAGCCGGCCCCGCAACCGGTGCCCGGTTTCGCGCCGCCCTCCGGACCGGCCCCCGGTTTCGCGCCTCCGGCGGCCCCCACCGCCCCGCAACCCGCACCGGCCCCGCAACCCGCCCCCCGACAACCGGTGCCGCCGCCCGCGCCGACGGCGCCCGTGCCGCCGCCCGCCCCGCCGCAGCCGGCCGCACCGCCTCCCCAGGGAGGCCACCCCCAAGCCCCCGCCCAGCCGGTTTCCCCCGACGCTCCCGCGCCCGCTCCGCCCCCGGTGCCCGCGGCACCCACCGCCCCCGGGCAGGTGATGCCCAACCCCTTCGGCGGGCCGCAGACGCAGCAGCCCTTCGGCGGGCAGCCCCCGCAGGCCCCCTTCGGCGGGCAGGTGCCCGGCCCTCCGGGTGCCCCCCGGGTGCCGCAGGGACCGGCCGCCGGGATCGGCGCGGCGTTGGAGAAGTACCGCGAGGCACCCACCGGGCAGCGTTGGACCCTGCAGAACCCGACGCTGGTGAGGGCCGACCTCTCCGGCGACGGCGGGCCCGTCCTCGCCCGCCAGGGCAGCATGGTGCTGTACCAGGGCAAGGTCGACTTCTCCTACAAGGGCGCGGGGCTCGCCGGCCGCATCGTCGGCAACGCCACCGGCCAGGAGATGCAGCTGATGCGGTGCAGCGGGCGCGGCCAGGTGTTCTTCGCCGAGAACGCCGCGCACGTGCACCCCATCGAACTCCAGGGCGACGCCGTCTGCGTCTCCGCCGACAACGTGCTCGCCTTCGACGAGAGCCTCCAGTACGAGGTCCGCCGGATCGAGGGCCACGGCATTCCCGGAGGAGCCCTGTTCACCCTGCAGTTCCAGGGCACCGGCACCGTCGTGGTCAAGACGCAGGGCCTCCCGGTCGTCCTGCCCGTCACACCGACCACCTTCGCCGACTGCCAGGCCGTCGTCGCCTGGTCCGCCGGCGCACAGGTGATCATCTCCAGCCAGGTGCGGCTGCGCCGCAACGCCTACCCCGGCCACAGCGGTGAGACCGTGAACCTCCAGTTCCGCGGCGCGCCCGGGAACTTCGTCGTCGTCCAGCCCTACGAGGTCTGA
- a CDS encoding AIM24 family protein produces the protein MQSPLFGHTEVPSQDRYALQNPQLLRVRLSGHDDVLARKGAMVAYQGLLEFDGEYASRGRRRGQARAGENLELMRCSGEGTVYLANLAQYVHVMDVEPEGLTVDSSYVLALDSSLHWEVIAVDSQFGISGSGAYNLNITGQGKVALMTSGQPLALQVTPDGYVNADSDAVVAWSGSLRVQMQAQTSSQSVFRRRGSTGEGWELSFMGRGYALVQPSELLPPQNAVIQGLRGQYGAGGQNQGNIWSN, from the coding sequence ATGCAGAGTCCGCTCTTCGGCCACACCGAGGTCCCCAGCCAGGACCGCTACGCCCTGCAGAACCCGCAACTGCTGCGGGTCCGGCTCTCCGGCCACGACGACGTGCTCGCCCGGAAGGGCGCGATGGTCGCCTACCAGGGGCTGTTGGAGTTCGACGGCGAGTACGCCTCGCGCGGGCGCCGCCGCGGGCAGGCACGGGCCGGCGAGAACCTGGAGCTGATGCGGTGCTCCGGGGAGGGCACGGTCTACCTGGCCAACCTCGCCCAGTACGTCCACGTCATGGACGTGGAGCCGGAAGGTCTGACGGTCGACAGCTCCTACGTCCTGGCCCTGGACTCCTCCCTGCACTGGGAGGTGATCGCGGTGGACAGCCAGTTCGGCATCTCCGGATCCGGCGCGTACAACCTCAACATCACCGGCCAGGGCAAGGTCGCTCTGATGACCTCCGGACAGCCGCTGGCCCTCCAGGTCACCCCGGACGGATACGTCAACGCCGACTCCGACGCGGTGGTGGCCTGGTCCGGTTCGCTGCGGGTGCAGATGCAGGCCCAGACCAGCTCCCAGAGCGTGTTCCGGCGGCGCGGCAGCACCGGGGAGGGCTGGGAGCTGAGCTTCATGGGCCGGGGGTACGCCCTCGTCCAGCCCAGCGAGCTGCTGCCGCCGCAGAACGCGGTGATCCAGGGGCTGCGGGGCCAGTACGGCGCGGGCGGTCAGAACCAGGGCAACATCTGGAGCAACTGA
- a CDS encoding zinc-dependent metalloprotease, whose product MSDIPFGFGLPPEEPEEGDDGRKKGGPDPNPFGFGGQGGAENPFAAMFGSLGGPGGVDPNDLGAAFQRLGQMLSYEGGPVNWDMAKDIARQTVAAGTPDGTKDASVGPRERRAVEEAVRLADLWLDGVTSLPSGSGSAVAWSRAEWVESTLPVWKDLVDPVAERVGAAMGDVLPEEMQSMAGPLIGMMRSMGGAMFGTQIGRALGVLAGEVVGSTDIGLPLGPKGRAALLPVNIAAFGEGLGVPEDEVRLYLALREAAHQRLFAHVPWLRSHLFGAVEGYARGIKVDTAKLEDVVGQLDPSRPEELQEALQQGMFQPEDTPEQKAALARLETALALVEGWVDAVVHAAAEPHLPSASALRETLRRRRAGGGPAEQTFATLIGLELRPRRLRDASRLWASLTDARGLDGRDGLWAHPDMLPTADDLDDPDGFVHREQLDFSELEGLLREDGKDDRGESGDGGAGGDDR is encoded by the coding sequence GTGAGTGACATCCCATTCGGATTCGGCCTTCCACCCGAGGAGCCGGAGGAGGGCGACGACGGCCGGAAGAAGGGCGGACCCGACCCGAACCCGTTCGGGTTCGGCGGCCAGGGCGGCGCCGAGAACCCGTTCGCGGCGATGTTCGGGTCGCTGGGCGGCCCCGGCGGCGTCGACCCGAACGACCTGGGCGCCGCGTTCCAGCGGCTCGGCCAGATGCTCAGCTACGAGGGCGGGCCGGTCAACTGGGACATGGCCAAGGACATCGCCCGACAGACCGTCGCCGCGGGCACCCCGGACGGCACCAAGGACGCCAGCGTCGGCCCCCGGGAGCGGCGGGCCGTCGAGGAGGCCGTGCGACTGGCCGATCTCTGGCTGGACGGCGTGACCTCCCTGCCCTCCGGGTCCGGCTCGGCCGTGGCCTGGAGCCGCGCGGAGTGGGTGGAGTCCACCCTTCCGGTGTGGAAGGACCTGGTGGATCCGGTCGCCGAACGCGTCGGGGCGGCCATGGGCGACGTGCTTCCCGAGGAGATGCAGTCCATGGCGGGCCCGCTGATCGGGATGATGCGCTCCATGGGCGGCGCGATGTTCGGCACCCAGATCGGCCGGGCACTGGGCGTACTGGCCGGCGAGGTCGTGGGCTCCACCGACATCGGTCTGCCGCTGGGTCCGAAGGGCAGGGCGGCGCTGCTGCCGGTCAACATCGCGGCCTTCGGCGAGGGGCTGGGCGTTCCCGAGGACGAGGTGCGGCTGTACCTCGCGCTGCGCGAGGCGGCGCACCAGCGGCTGTTCGCCCACGTGCCGTGGCTGCGCTCGCACCTGTTCGGCGCGGTCGAGGGGTACGCGCGCGGGATCAAGGTGGACACCGCCAAGCTGGAGGACGTCGTCGGACAGCTCGACCCGTCCCGCCCCGAGGAACTCCAGGAGGCGCTCCAGCAGGGCATGTTCCAGCCGGAGGACACTCCCGAACAGAAGGCGGCCCTGGCCCGGCTGGAGACGGCGCTCGCGCTGGTCGAGGGCTGGGTGGACGCGGTGGTGCACGCCGCGGCCGAGCCACACCTGCCGTCCGCTTCCGCGCTGCGCGAGACGCTGCGCAGGCGGCGGGCCGGTGGCGGACCGGCCGAGCAGACCTTCGCCACGCTGATCGGCCTGGAGTTGCGGCCCCGACGCCTGCGCGACGCCTCCCGACTGTGGGCCTCCCTCACCGACGCCCGCGGGTTGGACGGCCGCGACGGGCTGTGGGCCCACCCGGACATGCTTCCGACCGCCGACGACCTCGACGACCCGGACGGTTTCGTCCACCGCGAGCAGTTGGACTTCTCCGAGTTGGAGGGGCTGTTGCGCGAGGACGGCAAGGACGACCGTGGCGAGAGCGGGGACGGCGGGGCCGGCGGAGACGACCGGTGA
- a CDS encoding SprT-like domain-containing protein, whose protein sequence is MSADPPSSPEPPHRTPEPNGAGADTAARGREEAVEVRRSARRRRTVSAYREGGRTIVLIPARMSKDEERRWVDVMLDKLAAQESRRKPDDGELAERAARLSRQYLQGRARPITVRWVTNQNTRWGSCTPAEGSIRLSHRLQGMPEYVVDYVLLHELAHLLVPGHGPRFWRLLESYPRTERARGFLEGVVAANRLPNVSEPGANDPDG, encoded by the coding sequence GTGTCCGCCGACCCGCCGAGCAGCCCCGAGCCACCGCACCGCACCCCCGAGCCGAACGGCGCGGGGGCGGACACGGCGGCACGCGGGCGGGAGGAGGCCGTCGAGGTCCGCCGGAGCGCACGTCGCCGGCGCACGGTCTCCGCCTACCGCGAGGGAGGCCGCACCATCGTCCTCATCCCGGCCCGGATGTCGAAGGACGAGGAGCGGCGCTGGGTGGACGTCATGCTGGACAAACTGGCCGCCCAGGAGAGCCGCAGGAAGCCCGACGACGGCGAACTGGCCGAGCGCGCGGCGCGGCTCTCCCGCCAGTACCTCCAGGGGCGCGCCCGCCCGATCACCGTGCGCTGGGTCACCAACCAGAACACCCGCTGGGGCTCGTGCACCCCCGCCGAGGGCAGCATCCGTCTCTCGCACCGGTTGCAGGGCATGCCCGAGTACGTCGTGGACTACGTCCTCCTGCACGAGTTGGCGCACCTGTTGGTCCCCGGCCACGGGCCCCGTTTCTGGCGGCTGTTGGAGTCCTACCCGCGCACCGAGAGGGCCCGCGGCTTCCTGGAGGGCGTGGTCGCCGCCAACCGGCTTCCGAACGTTTCCGAGCCCGGAGCGAATGATCCGGACGGGTGA
- a CDS encoding AIM24 family protein, whose translation MNQPVISGYAPTPPAARMENHGAHMVKIAMAGGQDVFARTGSMIAYEGFVQYEPNPPAVRQLASQWLTGEGAPLMKCSGDGVLYLADYGADVVCLNLADEALSVNGTNLLAFDAHLQWGVERVKGLAKFAGQGLFNVGISGTGWVALTSRGTPVVVDCGRGEDETYVDPDALVAWSSGLKVKNKRTMKASALIGRGSGEAYQIAFSGQGFVVVQPSEDSADRLRVRG comes from the coding sequence GTGAACCAGCCAGTGATCTCGGGCTACGCCCCGACCCCGCCCGCCGCCCGCATGGAGAATCACGGGGCGCACATGGTGAAGATCGCCATGGCCGGCGGCCAGGACGTCTTCGCCCGCACCGGGTCGATGATCGCCTACGAGGGCTTCGTCCAGTACGAGCCCAACCCGCCGGCCGTCCGCCAGCTGGCCTCCCAGTGGCTCACCGGCGAGGGCGCCCCGCTGATGAAGTGCAGCGGCGACGGAGTCCTCTACCTCGCCGACTACGGAGCCGACGTCGTCTGCCTCAACCTGGCCGACGAGGCGCTCTCGGTCAACGGGACCAACCTCCTCGCCTTCGACGCGCACCTCCAGTGGGGCGTCGAGCGCGTCAAGGGGCTGGCGAAGTTCGCCGGTCAGGGCCTGTTCAACGTCGGGATCTCCGGTACCGGCTGGGTCGCCCTCACCTCCCGCGGCACACCCGTCGTGGTGGACTGCGGACGCGGCGAGGACGAGACCTACGTCGATCCCGACGCCCTGGTCGCCTGGTCGTCCGGCCTGAAGGTCAAGAACAAGCGCACCATGAAGGCGAGCGCGCTGATCGGCCGCGGCAGCGGCGAGGCGTACCAGATCGCCTTCTCCGGCCAGGGCTTCGTCGTCGTCCAGCCCAGCGAGGACAGCGCCGACCGCCTGCGCGTCCGGGGTTGA